One genomic region from Bubalus bubalis isolate 160015118507 breed Murrah chromosome 24, NDDB_SH_1, whole genome shotgun sequence encodes:
- the HSPB1 gene encoding heat shock protein beta-1 produces MAERRVPFSLLRGPSWDPFRDWYPAHSRLFDQAFGLPRLPEEWSQWLSHSGWPGYVRALPAAAIEGPAYNRALSRQLSSGVSEIQQTADRWRVSLDVNHFAPEELTVKTKDGVVEITGKHEERQDEHGYISRCFTRKYTLPPGVDPTLVSSSLSPEGTLTVEAPLPKSATQSAEITIPVTFQARAQLGGPEAGKSEQPENK; encoded by the exons ATGGCCGAGCGCCGAGTGCCCTTCTCGCTCCTGCGGGGCCCCAGCTGGGACCCTTTCCGCGACTGGTATCCGGCCCACAGCCGCCTCTTCGACCAGGCCTTCGGGCTGCCCCGGCTGCCCGAGGAGTGGTCGCAGTGGCTGAGCCACAGCGGATGGCCGGGCTACGTGCGCGCGCTGCCCGCCGCAGCGATCGAGGGTCCCGCCTACAACCGCGCGCTCAGCCGGCAGCTCAGCAGTGGGGTCTCCGAGATCCAGCAGACCGCCGACCGCTGGCGCGTGTCCCTGGACGTCAACCACTTCGCCCCCGAGGAGCTGACGGTCAAGACCAAGGACGGCGTGGTGGAGATCACTG gcaAGCACGAGGAAAGGCAGGACGAGCACGGCTACATTTCCCGTTGCTTCACTCGCAAATACAC GCTGCCCCCCGGTGTGGACCCCACCCTGgtctcctcctctctgtcccctGAGGGCACGCTCACCGTGGAGGCCCCGTTGCCCAAGTCAGCCACCCAGTCGGCCGAGATCACCATTCCCGTCACCTTCCAGGCGCGTGCCCAGCTTGGCGGCCCCGAAGCCGGGAAGTCCGAACAGCCGGAAAACAAGTAA